A section of the Lepus europaeus isolate LE1 chromosome 19, mLepTim1.pri, whole genome shotgun sequence genome encodes:
- the IST1 gene encoding IST1 homolog, which translates to MLGSGFKAERLRVNLRLVINRLKLLEKKKTELAQKARKEIADYLAAGKDERARIRVEHIIREDYLVEAMEILELYCDLLLARFGLIQSMKELDPGLAESVSTLIWAAPRLQSEVAELKIVADQLCAKYSKEYGKLCRTNQIGTVNDRLMHKLSVEAPPKILVERYLIEIAKNYNVPYEPDSVVMAEAPPGVETDLIDVGFTDDVKKGGPGRGGGGGGGGGFTTPVGGPDGTVPMPMPMPMPSPNPPFSYPLPKGPSDFNGLPVGTYQAFPNIHPPQIPATPPSYESVDDINADKNVSSQIVGPRPKPEPSAKPPARPVENYDNFVLPELPSVPDTLPAASAGANSSASEDIDFDDLSRRFEELKKKT; encoded by the exons ATGCTGGGTTCTGGATTTAAAGCTGAGCGTTTACGAGTCAATTTGAGATTAGTCATAAATCGTCTGAAactattggagaaaaaaaaaa CGGAACTGGCCCAGAAAGCAAGGAAGGAGATCGCTGACTACCTGGCTGCTGGGAAGGATGAGCGAGCCCGGATCCGCGTGGAGCACATAATCCGGGAAGACTACCTGGTGGAGGCCATGGAGATCCTGGAGCTGTACTGTGACCTGCTGCTGGCGCGGTTTGGCCTCATCCAGTCCATGAA GGAGCTTGATCCTGGTCTGGCAGAATCTGTGTCCACACTGATCTGGGCTGCTCCTCGACTCCAGTCAGAAGTGGCCGAGTTGAAAATA GTTGCTGATCAGCTCTGTGCCAAGTATAGCAAGGAATACGGCAAGTTATGCAGGACCAACCAGATCGGCACTGTGAACGACCGG CTAATGCACAAACTGAGTGTGGAGGCCCCTCCCAAAATCCTGGTGGAGAGATACCTGATTGAGATCGCCAAGAATTACAATGTTCCCTATGAGCCCGACTCTGTGGTCATG gcAGAAGCTCCTCCTGGGGTAGAGACAGATCTTATTGATGTTGGATTTACAGATGATGTGAAGAAAGGTGgccctggaagaggaggaggaggaggaggagggggtgggttCACCACGCCAGTGGGTGGACCTGATGGAACAGTGCCAATGCCCATGCCCATGCCCATGCCATCTCCAAATCCTCCTTTCTCATATCCACTGCCGAAGGGACCT TCGGATTTCAATGGATTGCCTGTGGGGACTTATCAGGCCTTTCCCAATATTCATCCACCTCAGATACCAGCAACTCCTCCGTCGTATGAATCT GTTGATGACATCAATGCTGATAAGAACGTTTCTTCCCAGATTGTAG GTCCCAGACCTAAGCCAGAGCCCTCTGCAAAGCCCCCTGCTAGACCGGTGGAGAACTATGACAACTTCGTGCTACCAGAGTTGCCATCCGTGCCAGACACACTACCAGCTGCCTCTGCTGGTGCCAACTCCTCAGCATCGGAAGACATTGACTTCGATGATCTTTCGCGGAGATTTGAAgagctgaaaaagaaaacatag